The region AAACCCTTTCAGGAGAAACGACAGAGTGATCCCCAAATTTAGAGGTAAGATTATTTCAACTGTGTGACAAGGTGTATTTAAATGGTCCCATTTAAGAAACTGTGTATTTTCAACCAGTAATTAGAGGAATAACCAAGTGAAACAGTTTAATATTTTTACAAACATGGATTATTTAGCTTGCTTGTCCTCTGAGGTACAATGTTGAATCCTTAGAGCATCCTTTCACTCTGCATTAGTGTTGTGGATGTCTTACAGTAtatgtttctttgttttaaacGTGTGAGCATTTAGAAAAGCCAATGGAAATGACATTTAACTTTTTATCagaaaaaaatagtaataaatacaaaataaataaatttctTATGCTCGTCTTCTTCTCAGCTAATGTATTAATCCTGAAagctttttcctctcctctctccaggGGGGTCCAGGAGAAGCAGCCTCCAGCAGAAAGGATCCAAGCGATCTGTCCAACGAATGAAGTTCCTGGAGAGCTACTGTAGCAAACTGCTGAAGTGCGAGCCAACTGTGACTCAGAGCTCAGAGGTGGCACAGTTCTTCATGTCCAAAGACCATGACCTGCAGCCAGACTTCACCAAGAACAGGTTGGTTGTCATGTCAGTGTGTCAGTTCAAATTATGAGGAAAATAGGAGTTCTTGATTATTAAATGTCTGacttctctctcacacagcaTCATGATCCTGCTGTGTGAGGATCTGCCCGATGGTGAAGGAGGCGGTGATGTGACTCGCCAGCAGGCAGGAAACATCACTCACCCGTTTGTCACCCAGACTTACCGCTGCGTGGCTGCGTACGAGACAAAGGACACCAAGAACCGTCCGTTTAAAGTCGCTGTGGATGAAAAGCTGGATGTGCTGATCAAAGACCCTGCAGGTCAGTGCTTTAGCTTTCATGCAGCTGCTTACTGaaaatcagcaaaaaaaaaaacaaaacacaagcttCCCCCACACCCATTTCTCTTATGCTGAAAGTATGTCTGATTTCCTCTCCAGGTTGGTGGCTGGTGGAGAACGAGGATAAGCTTTTGGCTTGGTTCCCTGCTCCCTACCTGGAGTTATGGGATGGAGAGGACGATAATAATGCTGGATTCCAGCTTGCAGGTGTGTGTCACTTGTCACAGTTGAATgttaagataaaaaaacaaactcaaattaatttattaatcccACGATGGTAAAATTCACAAGTTATTGTGCAagaatgcatgtgtgtatagaGAATGCACTTGTCACACAGAATTAACTCATCTCAAGCTCGATTACACAACTGTACTTTTGTAAGACTGACATTGGCGTGAGCTGTAAAATCCATTGTGCCATACTTCATCATATAATGAAGCCTATTGTTACAGTACAAACAACCAACACCAGGGCATGGTCCTAACTGTTTTTATAAAGACAATCTGTGTATTTGTCCTTATTTTACCACAAGAAGAATTTAGCTGTACAGCAGTTCTTAAACTAGTTTTCTTCTTTGCGACCCTTAGGTGCCCTGTACTGTGCCGTGAGGAGTTACTCGACTAAGAAGGATGACGAGGTGTCTGTGCCCATTGGCTCTGTGGTGGAGGTGCTGAGGAAGTCTGACAACGGCTGGTGGCTCATCAGGTACCCCAATCCTATCTGTCTGCACTGCAAACAACAGAGAATAGGATTAAAGAGCACATTAAAAGAGGCCGTGGTGAAGCATTCATGAATGTCTCTTCATTGTCTTTTCATGCAAACACATCACAAACGTACCATTGTCTATGTAGAGAGTTAGAAAGGtgcttttaaatgtcaaatatttctGCAACATGGCTAAATGTCATGAAGTCTAAACTTAATTTAGAGTGTTACCATAGTTTGCAATTGTTGAACAAAGTTGAAATAAATTCCATTTTCTTTCAGATTCAATGGCAAGGCAGGTTACATCCCCTCCATGAACCTGCAGCCTTACAACAACCCACGGGCAGGCCTCTACAGCCTGCAGAGAAAGCTGCACAGCTCCACTCTGAACCTGGCAACCAGCAGGGAGCCTCAGGCTTCTCGTGCACCCAGCGTCAGCGAGGAAATCAGCCCACGGCGGGGTTCTGCAGGTCAGTCCAGAGGAGAGCCCAGTGTGCTCTGGCGTCTCCACAAGGCCCGGTCCCTGGACGTCCTCTCTGAGACCCGCTCGCAAACACAGATGGAGAGGGACGTCTCGACCTCAGACCGCCGTGCACGCAGCACGAGCAACACAAGCAACACAAGCACCGAGTCCAGCTTCTCCAGCAGCGACTCATCCTCAAGTTTAAAAAAGGAAGCGCAGCATGAGGTGAGGCTGCAGGTGGGGTGAGGCTGCAGGACTGCACAGGCAGTCCTGCAGCCTCACCCCACCCCAGTGTCAGCGACAGTGGGAGCAGCTTCCCTGATCTCAGCCTCTCGGACCGCCGCAGCTCCAACACTAGCTCTGAGAGCTCTGGATCTGTCAGCCCCAAAGGCAGTGAGACGGCCTCAAACGCTCCCAGGGTGCCACCCAGACCCAAAACTGAGGAGATCCTGACCCGCTGCACCACCATGACCCGCAAGGCAGCCCTAGCCACCAAGACCCGGCTTCAGATTCAGCCAGAGTCCATCCACAGCCGCTAGGGAATCACAAGCCTCTAATTTATAATGTATTCATGTAACATACTTAATCtgtttgaccccacggggtctGTCAGTCAAATGGGTGACAAGATAAATGTATGCTGAATACTGTAAGATGATGTTTAAATATGTCCTATTTGATCAAATGGAGCATGGCACCTTAGGGTTGAATATTTCACTGtgtaagaaaaataataatattaataa is a window of Sander vitreus isolate 19-12246 chromosome 21, sanVit1, whole genome shotgun sequence DNA encoding:
- the LOC144536716 gene encoding uncharacterized protein LOC144536716 translates to MPVPAGYPSDSPAAAFASSASLIPPPPINTQQPGVVTSLLYSGSKFRGHQKSKGNSYDVEVVLQHVTMEDSYLCGYLKIKGLTEEYPTLTTFFAGEIISRKRPFLTRKWDADEDVDRKHWGKFQAFYQYAKTFNSDDFDYEDLKNSDFIFMRWKEQFLVPDHTIKDISGASFAGFYYICFQKSTATIEGYYYHRSSEWYQSLNLTHVPEHSAAIYEFRVGNITHPFVTQTYRCVAAYETKDTKNRPFKVAVDEKLDVLIKDPAGWWLVENEDKLLAWFPAPYLELWDGEDDNNAGFQLAGALYCAVRSYSTKKDDEVSVPIGSVVEVLRKSDNGWWLIRFNGKAGYIPSMNLQPYNNPRAGLYSLQRKLHSSTLNLATSREPQASRAPSVSEEISPRRGSAGQSRGEPSVLWRLHKARSLDVLSETRSQTQMERDVSTSDRRARSTSNTSNTSTESSFSSSDSSSSLKKEAQHETGSPAASPHPSVSDSGSSFPDLSLSDRRSSNTSSESSGSVSPKGSETASNAPRVPPRPKTEEILTRCTTMTRKAALATKTRLQIQPESIHSR